The Mycolicibacterium aichiense region TCTGCCAGCGCGGTGATCGCCGACTCCCGCAACTCCAGACTGACGACGAAGCCGGCCGACTCGATCGCCGCCAATGCGGCCGGCGGGTCCGGCAGGTCGATGGCGTCGACACCGCCGATGAGCAGTGCATCGAGTTCACCGCCGGCCGCGGCGGTGAGGATGTCTGATGCATCGCGACCCTCTTCGGCCGGGAGCTCGTCGACATGCCATGCACCCGACAGCTGCCGGCGCGCACCGTCATTCGTGGCCGACCGGGCTCCGGGCAGCAGGTTGGGCAGGCAGCCGGCCTCGACTGCTCCGCGGTCACCGGCACGCCGGGGGACCCAGGCCAGCCGGGCTCCGGTGCGTTCGGCCAGGCGGGCCGCCGCCGACAGCGCACCGGCACTGGTGGCAAGCCGTTCCCCGACGAGGATGATCGCTCCCGACGGCAGCTCGTCGGCCAGCGCATCGAGGGCGGGCGCTTCGTGGCCGGGGGTGGCGAGCACCACCCGCGCCGCGAGCTTCTCCGAGCCGCGGGACACCATCGGCGCGATGCTCACAACCCGCAGGCCACGTTTGCGAACCGCCTTGCGCAGGCGCAGGAACACGATCGGGGATTCGTCCTCGGGCTCGAACCCGGCGAGTACCACCGTGGCTGCGGCTTCCAGATCCGCATAGCTGACGTCGTGGCGACCGGCCACGTGTGCGGCCAGGAATTCCTGCTCTTCCACCGAATGTGGGCGTGCGCGGAAGTCGATGTCATTGGTGTTCAGCGCAATCCGAGCGAACTTGGCGTAGGCGTAGGCGTCTTCGACGGTCGCCCGGCCACCCACCAGCACCCCCGCGCGTCCCGACCGCAGGCCTGCGGCGGCCACCGCGATGGCCTCCGACCAGGAGGCCGGGCGCAGCGCACCGTTCTCGTCGCGGACCAGCGGGGTGGTGATGCGGTCACCGACCCGGGTATAGGTGAAGGCCCAGCGACCCTTGTCGCAGTTCCACTCCTCGTTGACTTCCGGGTCGTCGCCGGCCAGCCGGCGCAACACCACTCCGCGGCGGTGATCGGTGCGCTGGGCACACCCGGAGGCGCAGTGTTCACAGACACTGGGGCTGGACACCAGATCGAATGGGCGGGCCCGGAACCGGTAGGCGGTTCCGGTCAGCGCACCGACCGGGCAGATCTGCACGGTGTTGCCGCTGAAGTAGGAATCGAACGGTTCACCCGGACCGATCCCGACCTGTTGCAGCGCACCGCGTTCCAGCAGGGAGATGAACGGATCCCCGGCGATCTGCTCGGAGAACCGTGTGCAACGAGCGCACAGCACACACCGTTCCCGGTCCAGCAGCACCTGACTGGAGAGGTTGATCGGTTTGGGGAACGTGCGCTTGATGTCGTCGAATCGGGTTTCGACCCGGCCGTTGGACATGGCCTGGTTCTGCAGCGGGCATTCCCCGCCCTTGTCGCAGACCGGGCAGTCCAGCGGATGGTTGATCAACAGCAGCTCCATCACCCCGTGCTGCGCCTTGTCCGCGGCCTCGGAGGTGTACTGCGTGCGCACCACCATGCCATCGGACACGGTGGTGGTGCAGCTGGCCATCGGCTTGCGCTGCCCCTCCACCTCCACCAGGCACTGCCGGCATGCCCCGACCGGATCCAGCAACGGATGATCACAGAACCGGGGGATCTGCACGCCCATCAATTCGGCGGCCCGAATCACCAACGTGCCCTTGGGCACCGCCACCTCGACGTCGTCGATGACCAGGGTGACCATCTCCACGGGTGGCGCCTCGTGGGTGCCGGTCTCCGATATCTGCGTCATCAGGCACCCACCCCTTCCGGTGCGGCGAGCATCGAGGCGTACGGGTCGAACGGGCAGCTGCCGCCGAGATGTGCCTCGTACTCGGCGCGGAAGTGTTTGATCGAGGAGATGATCGGTGATGCGGCACCATCACCCAACGCGCAGAACGACTTTCCGAAGATGGTGTCGGAGATGTCGAGGAGCTTGCCGATGTCGTCCTCGGTGCCGCGGCCGGTCTCGAGCCGCTCATAGATCTGACTGAGCCAGTAGGTGCCCTCCCGGCACGGCGTGCACTTGCCGCAGGATTCGTGGGCGTAGAACTGAGTCCAGCGCCGCACCGCCCGCACCACACAGGTGGTCTCATCGAAGATCTGCAGCGCCTTGGTGCCCAGCATCGAGCCGACCGAGGCCATGCCTTCGTAATCCAGTGGTACGTCGAGATGTTCGGCTGTCAGCAGCGGGGTCGACGATCCGCCAGGAGTCCAGAACTTCAACTCGTGGCCGGCGCGGACACCGCCGGCGTACTCGAGCAACTCGCGCAGGGTGATCCCCAGCGGGGCCTCGTACTGACCGGGTGTGGTGACGTGGCCGGACAACGAATACAGCGTGAAGCCAGGCGACTTCTCCGAGCCCATCTCCTTGAACCAGTCGACGCCGTTCAGCAGGATCGGCGGCACGCTGGCGATGGATTCGACGTTGTTGACCACCGTCGGGCAGGCGTACAAGCCCGCGACCGCGGGGAACGGCGGGCGCAGGCGGGGTTGACCACGACGGCCCTCCAGCGAGTCCAGCAGGGCGGTTTCCTCACCGCAGATGTAGGCACCCGCCCCGGCATGCACGATCAGATCCAGATCGAATCCAGAACCCGCGATGTCGGTGCCGAGGTACCCGGCCGCATAGGCCTCGGCCACCGCGGCCTGCAGCCGGCGCAGAACCGGCACGACCTCCCCGCGCACATAGATGAACGCATGCCGGGCGCGGATGGCGTAGGCGGCGATGATCACACCCTCGACCAGGAGATGCGGAGTGGTCAGCATCAGCGGAATGTCTTTACACGTACCGGGTTCCGACTCGTCGGCGTTGACCACCAGGTATTTCGGCTTGGCCCCCGCTCCGGTGTCATCCTGCGGAATGAACGACCATTTGGTGCCGGTGGGGAACCCCGCGCCGCCGCGGCCGCGCAACCCGGATTCCTTGACCGTAGCGATCACCTCGTCGGGCGTCATGCGCAGCGCCGTTCGCAGGGCCTGATAACCGTCATGGCGCCGATAGGTGTCCAGCGTCCACGGTTCGGGTTCGTCCCAGAATCGGCTGAGGACCGGCGTCAGCGGCGTGGCGGGCGTCATTACCCCTCGCTCTCTGGAACTGGCGGTGCCGTCATGCCCAACTCGCGGGCCACCCGAAGGCCGGCCAGCGTCGCGTCACCCGGGGCGCCTCCACCGGAGCTGACCTCGCCGGACAGCCCGGCAAGTGTGCGCGCGGTGTCCCGGAACGAACACACCCGCGATCCGCGAGTGGCCTGGGGCTGCTCGCCGGTTCGGATGTCGTCGACGAGTCGTCGTGCGCTGGAGGGGGTTTGGTTGTCGAAGAACTCCCAGTTCACCATGATCACGGGGGCGTAATCGCAGGCGGCATTGCATTCGATGTGCTCGAGGGTGATACGTCCGTCGGCGGTGGTGTCCCCGGCGTGGATGCCGAGCTCGGTCTCCAGGGTGTCCAGAATGGCGTCGCCGCCCATGATGGCGCACAGGGTGTTGGTGCACACCCCGACCAGGTAGTCCCCGGTGGGGGTGCGGCGGTACATCGAGTAGAACGTGGCCACGGCGGCCACTTCGGCTTCGGTGAGCCCCAGTTGTCCGGCGCAGAAGGTGATTCCGGCTCCGGTGAGGTAACCGTCCTCGGACTGGACCAGATGCAGAAGTGGCAACAGCGCGGAACGGGCCTGCGGGTAGCGGGCGATGATCGCCGCCGCATCGGCGCTCAGCCGCTCGGTTACCGCGGCGGGGTAGGCGCTGTGGCCGCCGATCGGTGGGCCGGGCTCATCGGGGCGCGGACCCAACACCAAATCAATCGTCATCGGGCCCTCACCTGTCTACACCTCCCATGACCGGGTCGATGGACGCGACGGCGGCGATGACGTCGGCGACCATGCCGCCTTCGCACATCGCTGCCACCGCTTGCAGATTGGTGAACGACGGGTCGCGGTAATGCACCCGGTAGGGGCGGGTGCCACCGTCGGACACCATGTGCACCCCCAGCTCGCCGCGAGGGGATTCCACCGCGATGTACACCTGGCCGGCTGGCACCCGGATTCCTTCCGTGACCAGTTTGAAGTGGTGGATCAGCCCCTCCATGGAGGTGCCCATGATCTTGGCGATGTGGGCGGGCGAGTTCCCCAGACCGTCGGGGCCGAGTTGCAGATCCGCGGGCCAGGCCAGCTTCTTGTCGCTGATCATCACCGGACCCGGCTCCAGACGCTCCAGACATTGGGCGACGATCTTCAGCGATTCGTGCATCTCGCCGACCCGGATCAGATAGCGGCCGTAACAGTCCGCGCCGGTATCGGTGATGACGTCGAAGTCGTAATTCTCATAGCCGCAATAGGGTTGGGTCTTGCGCAGATCGTGCGGCAGTCCGGTGGAGCGCAACACCGGTCCGGTCATGCCCAGCGCCATGCAGCCGGTCAGATCCAGATAGCCGATGCCCTGGGTGCGGGCCTTCCAGATGTAGTTCTGGGTCAGTAGGTCTTCGAGCTCACGCAACCGGCCCGGCAGGATCGTGAGCAGATCCCGCACACGTTGGGGTCCGTCGTCGGGCAGGTCGGTGGCCAGCCCGCCGGGACGGATGTAGGCGTTGTTCATCCGCAACCCGGTGATCGCCTCGAACACCGACAGGATCAGCTCGCGCTCGCGGAAGCCGAAGAACATCGGCGTCATCGCGCCCAACTCCATGCCGCCGGTGGCCAGCGCCACCAAATGACTTGAGATGCGGTTGAGTTCCATCATCATCACCCGAACCACGCTCGCGCGTTCCGGGATCTGATCGGTGATGTCCAGCAGCTGTTCCACACCCAGGCAGTAGGCGGTCTCGTTGAAAAACGGTGACAGGTAGTCCATTCGGGTCACGAAGGTGACACCCTGGGTCCAGGTGCGGTATTCCAGGTTCTTCTCGATCCCGGTGTGCAGATAGCCGATCCCGCAGCGCGCCTGGGTGACCGTCTCACCCTCGATTTCCAGGATGAGCCGCAACACCCCGTGGGTGGAGGGGTGTTGCGGACCCATGTTCACCACGATGCGTTCGCCGGCTTCACCCTGGCGGGCGGCGGCGACGATTTCCTCCCAGTCCTGGCCGCCCAGGACGATCACATTCTCATCGGTGGTCATCAGTGATACGACCTGCGTTCGTCGGGCGGCGGGATCTGGGCGCCGTGATATTCGACCGGCACGCCGCCCAGCGGGTAGTCCTTGCGCTGCGGATGCCCCACCCAGTCATCGGGCATCTCGATCCGGGTCAGACCGGGATGATCGTCGAACACGATGCCGAAGAAGTCATACGTCTCACGCTCATGCCAGTCGACCGTCGGATACACCGAAAACAGCGACGGCACATGCGGATCGGCGTCGGGGCAGGCCACCTCCACCTGCACCCGGCGATTGTGTGTGATCGACAGCAGCGGATAGAACGCGTGCAGCTCCCGGCCTGCATCCTGCAGGTAATGCACTCCTGAAACCCCACAACACAATTCGAAGCGCAACCGCTCGTCGTCGCGTAACGCCCGGGCCACGGGCAGAAGGTGTTCGCGGCGGATTTCGAGGGTGAGCTGGTTGCGGAAGACGACGATGCGTTCGACGGCCGCACCGAACGCGTCGTCGCCCAGCACCTCGGCCAACCGGTCGACGATGTCGTCGAAATAGCCGCCGTAGGGCCGCGGTGTGCTGCCGGGAAGCGCGACTTCGCGAACCAGGCGGCCGTAGCCGGACGTGTCACCACTGCCGTTGATGCCGAACATCCCCCGGCGCACGCCGATGACCTCACCGTCCTCGCTCACCGCAGCAGACCTTTGAGCTCCAAGGTGGTCGGTGCGGCCAGCGCGGCCTTTTCGGCTGCGGCGACGGCTTCGGCGCGGTGCACCCCCAACGGCATCTCGGCGATCTTGGCGTGCAGGGCCAGAATCGCGTTCAACAACATCTCCGGACGCGGCGGGCACCCGGGGAGATAGATGTCCACCGGCACCACGTGATCCACACCTTGGACCACGGCGTAGTTGTTGAACATGCCGCCGCTGGATGCGCACACCCCCATGGCCAGCACCCACTTGGGTTCGGCCATCTGGTCATAGACCTGCCGCAGTACCGGCGCCATCTTCTGCGACACCCGGCCTGCCACGATCATCAGATCGGCCTGCCGGGGCGTGGCCGAAAACCGCTCCATGCCAAACCGGGCGATATCGAACCGCGGGCCCGCCGTCGCCATCATCTCGATGGCGCAACACGCCAACCCGAACGTCGCCGGCCACAACGACCCCTTGCGCACGAACCCGGCGACCTTCTCCACCGTCGACAGCAGAATGCCGCCCGGCAGCTGCTCTTCTAATCCCATTCCAGACCGCCCCGGCGCCACACGTACCCGTACGCGACGAACACCGTCGCCATGAAGATCAGCATCTCTACCAGCGCGAACGTCCCCAACGAATCGAAGGAGACGGCCCATGGATACAGGAACACGATCTCGATGTCGAAGACGATGAACAACATCGCGGTCAGGTAGTACTTGATCGGGAAGCGCTGACCAGCCGACTCGCCGGCCACCGGTTCGATCCCGCACTCGTAGGCTTCGAGCTTGGCCCGGTTGAACCGCCGCGGACCGATCACCAATGCGATCACCACCGACACGATCGCGAACGCGGCCGCGATGACACCCAACACCAGGATGGGCAGATACAAATTCATAGAGCTGTGTCACTCCTCGCTGGGCTGGAGATGTGAGCTACGACACAGCCTAGCGATCTTGAGACTCGCTGTCGCGATTTCGTTAGGATGGCTTGAATAGCTGAGCGCGGTCCATCTCTTATCGAGAGGGCAAGGGCGACAGTGTATTTGGCGTTTAGGTCACTGCACGGATGTGCGCAGCAAATCTACGACCGCCTCGC contains the following coding sequences:
- a CDS encoding NADH-quinone oxidoreductase subunit G encodes the protein MTQISETGTHEAPPVEMVTLVIDDVEVAVPKGTLVIRAAELMGVQIPRFCDHPLLDPVGACRQCLVEVEGQRKPMASCTTTVSDGMVVRTQYTSEAADKAQHGVMELLLINHPLDCPVCDKGGECPLQNQAMSNGRVETRFDDIKRTFPKPINLSSQVLLDRERCVLCARCTRFSEQIAGDPFISLLERGALQQVGIGPGEPFDSYFSGNTVQICPVGALTGTAYRFRARPFDLVSSPSVCEHCASGCAQRTDHRRGVVLRRLAGDDPEVNEEWNCDKGRWAFTYTRVGDRITTPLVRDENGALRPASWSEAIAVAAAGLRSGRAGVLVGGRATVEDAYAYAKFARIALNTNDIDFRARPHSVEEQEFLAAHVAGRHDVSYADLEAAATVVLAGFEPEDESPIVFLRLRKAVRKRGLRVVSIAPMVSRGSEKLAARVVLATPGHEAPALDALADELPSGAIILVGERLATSAGALSAAARLAERTGARLAWVPRRAGDRGAVEAGCLPNLLPGARSATNDGARRQLSGAWHVDELPAEEGRDASDILTAAAGGELDALLIGGVDAIDLPDPPAALAAIESAGFVVSLELRESAITALADVVFPISPVAEKAGSFLNWEGRIRPFEPALASNAFPDLRVLQILADELGVDLGFRTVEEARAELIALGQWDGERPALSSVVPKEPPPLDSGEAVLAGWRLLLDDGRLQDGEPFLAGTARPSVVRLSVATAAGIGAVDGEVVSVSTGRGDIALPLAITEMADGVVWLPLNSRGSAVYERLGVTPGSVVRIEVVRIEREADA
- the nuoF gene encoding NADH-quinone oxidoreductase subunit NuoF encodes the protein MTPATPLTPVLSRFWDEPEPWTLDTYRRHDGYQALRTALRMTPDEVIATVKESGLRGRGGAGFPTGTKWSFIPQDDTGAGAKPKYLVVNADESEPGTCKDIPLMLTTPHLLVEGVIIAAYAIRARHAFIYVRGEVVPVLRRLQAAVAEAYAAGYLGTDIAGSGFDLDLIVHAGAGAYICGEETALLDSLEGRRGQPRLRPPFPAVAGLYACPTVVNNVESIASVPPILLNGVDWFKEMGSEKSPGFTLYSLSGHVTTPGQYEAPLGITLRELLEYAGGVRAGHELKFWTPGGSSTPLLTAEHLDVPLDYEGMASVGSMLGTKALQIFDETTCVVRAVRRWTQFYAHESCGKCTPCREGTYWLSQIYERLETGRGTEDDIGKLLDISDTIFGKSFCALGDGAASPIISSIKHFRAEYEAHLGGSCPFDPYASMLAAPEGVGA
- the nuoE gene encoding NADH-quinone oxidoreductase subunit NuoE gives rise to the protein MTIDLVLGPRPDEPGPPIGGHSAYPAAVTERLSADAAAIIARYPQARSALLPLLHLVQSEDGYLTGAGITFCAGQLGLTEAEVAAVATFYSMYRRTPTGDYLVGVCTNTLCAIMGGDAILDTLETELGIHAGDTTADGRITLEHIECNAACDYAPVIMVNWEFFDNQTPSSARRLVDDIRTGEQPQATRGSRVCSFRDTARTLAGLSGEVSSGGGAPGDATLAGLRVARELGMTAPPVPESEG
- the nuoD gene encoding NADH dehydrogenase (quinone) subunit D — protein: MTTDENVIVLGGQDWEEIVAAARQGEAGERIVVNMGPQHPSTHGVLRLILEIEGETVTQARCGIGYLHTGIEKNLEYRTWTQGVTFVTRMDYLSPFFNETAYCLGVEQLLDITDQIPERASVVRVMMMELNRISSHLVALATGGMELGAMTPMFFGFRERELILSVFEAITGLRMNNAYIRPGGLATDLPDDGPQRVRDLLTILPGRLRELEDLLTQNYIWKARTQGIGYLDLTGCMALGMTGPVLRSTGLPHDLRKTQPYCGYENYDFDVITDTGADCYGRYLIRVGEMHESLKIVAQCLERLEPGPVMISDKKLAWPADLQLGPDGLGNSPAHIAKIMGTSMEGLIHHFKLVTEGIRVPAGQVYIAVESPRGELGVHMVSDGGTRPYRVHYRDPSFTNLQAVAAMCEGGMVADVIAAVASIDPVMGGVDR
- a CDS encoding NADH-quinone oxidoreductase subunit C; translation: MSEDGEVIGVRRGMFGINGSGDTSGYGRLVREVALPGSTPRPYGGYFDDIVDRLAEVLGDDAFGAAVERIVVFRNQLTLEIRREHLLPVARALRDDERLRFELCCGVSGVHYLQDAGRELHAFYPLLSITHNRRVQVEVACPDADPHVPSLFSVYPTVDWHERETYDFFGIVFDDHPGLTRIEMPDDWVGHPQRKDYPLGGVPVEYHGAQIPPPDERRSYH
- a CDS encoding NuoB/complex I 20 kDa subunit family protein, whose protein sequence is MGLEEQLPGGILLSTVEKVAGFVRKGSLWPATFGLACCAIEMMATAGPRFDIARFGMERFSATPRQADLMIVAGRVSQKMAPVLRQVYDQMAEPKWVLAMGVCASSGGMFNNYAVVQGVDHVVPVDIYLPGCPPRPEMLLNAILALHAKIAEMPLGVHRAEAVAAAEKAALAAPTTLELKGLLR
- a CDS encoding NADH-quinone oxidoreductase subunit A, with product MNLYLPILVLGVIAAAFAIVSVVIALVIGPRRFNRAKLEAYECGIEPVAGESAGQRFPIKYYLTAMLFIVFDIEIVFLYPWAVSFDSLGTFALVEMLIFMATVFVAYGYVWRRGGLEWD